One part of the Paraglaciecola sp. L3A3 genome encodes these proteins:
- a CDS encoding lectin-like protein gives MKNVILFAVLAAISNDVLAANQSTPADRNLSLEIPSPKIKSPEIVVNPNRFNRDNSFSGVYKGKKYTVIFDTTNWHDADAEAKYLGGKLACFDTEDKLTYIHLLRAINGNTKPVWVGLSDQDIEGKWQWSCGQTLHPKMRYWLERGSDLESRDYAHLTVSKGLLSRVNSGRAPDISDDYSTIDKVKGYVVEFDDTFSNLAINPVENAYKLAQPLIYAELMQIRKQVNAWRGEKDTLQQAAIQLEAIVAKDNSFSPAYRELAKVAISKAMINSNYYIPSELAVAEKHLHTAIQLSPKYAQAYITLADMLIKSRRYGEAHVALFNAAKMHADEVSLHLSWGLLQNKKRKRGVALEHYKMVMELVESDSREYRNALGATASLYAGKNDYTKANAAYLELIELNPDDAWIRGNYGAFLFYKVQDIDGSIKASRKALSLKIYGMAKSNLAYGLYTKWAMLKDEQDTVEQAQMYFDEAYELYPNIKYVISKLINYDHTRMTATSLQNWQIQNLSEKSNGSHVEPDKI, from the coding sequence ATGAAAAATGTAATATTATTTGCCGTATTGGCTGCTATTAGTAATGATGTACTGGCAGCTAATCAATCTACTCCTGCTGACAGGAATCTAAGTCTGGAAATTCCTTCACCAAAAATAAAATCACCAGAAATAGTTGTTAATCCCAATCGGTTTAATAGGGATAATAGTTTTTCAGGTGTTTATAAAGGCAAAAAATACACGGTCATTTTTGATACAACGAATTGGCATGATGCTGATGCCGAAGCTAAATATCTCGGGGGAAAATTAGCTTGTTTTGATACAGAAGATAAACTTACCTACATACATTTGCTTAGAGCGATTAACGGCAACACTAAGCCTGTTTGGGTCGGATTATCAGATCAAGACATTGAAGGTAAGTGGCAATGGTCATGTGGTCAAACTCTGCATCCTAAAATGAGATATTGGTTAGAGCGAGGCTCTGACTTAGAAAGTCGAGATTATGCTCATTTAACTGTAAGTAAGGGACTATTATCAAGAGTTAATAGTGGTCGAGCTCCAGATATTTCTGATGACTATTCTACCATCGATAAGGTGAAGGGGTATGTTGTTGAATTTGATGACACTTTTAGTAATTTAGCAATAAACCCTGTTGAAAATGCCTATAAATTAGCTCAGCCTTTGATATACGCAGAGTTAATGCAAATACGAAAACAAGTCAATGCTTGGCGGGGCGAAAAGGACACGTTACAACAGGCAGCAATACAGCTAGAAGCAATAGTAGCTAAAGATAATTCATTTTCTCCGGCTTATAGAGAGCTTGCAAAAGTCGCGATTAGTAAAGCTATGATTAATAGTAACTATTACATTCCTAGTGAATTGGCAGTGGCAGAAAAACACCTACATACAGCGATACAGTTATCGCCTAAATATGCGCAAGCTTATATTACCTTGGCCGATATGTTGATCAAAAGTCGACGATATGGCGAAGCTCATGTGGCCTTATTTAATGCAGCAAAAATGCATGCCGATGAAGTTTCTTTGCATTTAAGTTGGGGATTACTTCAAAACAAAAAGCGCAAACGTGGTGTCGCCCTTGAACATTACAAAATGGTAATGGAGTTAGTTGAGTCTGACAGTAGAGAATACAGAAACGCTCTGGGGGCCACAGCCTCTTTGTATGCAGGCAAGAATGATTACACTAAAGCAAATGCAGCATATTTAGAACTGATAGAGCTTAACCCTGATGATGCATGGATAAGGGGGAATTACGGGGCTTTTTTGTTTTATAAAGTGCAAGACATTGATGGTTCAATTAAAGCAAGCCGCAAAGCACTTTCCCTCAAAATATACGGTATGGCTAAAAGTAATCTGGCATATGGGTTATATACAAAATGGGCAATGTTAAAAGATGAGCAAGATACCGTTGAACAGGCTCAAATGTATTTTGATGAAGCTTATGAATTATACCCGAATATTAAGTATGTCATTTCAAAACTGATCAACTATGACCACACAAGAATGACTGCCACATCCTTACAGAACTGGCAAATTCAAAACTTATCAGAAAAATCAAATGGCAGTCATGTGGAACCCGACAAAATATAA
- a CDS encoding agarase, which yields MKKCRYIFAGAVSALLLTSHVHSLTNPLLQSKEAIVLADFEGGKIPSQFSTDNAGMSLVTSKKSSALEISFSNQHASSGVLFKPQSPWTIDKFDEFVLGFEAYNPSDTTVNLIVNVTGRNGATQRRSVGIGAGKTGTYYFELAGKDLYTDTGLRDVPPSFKSAAHKMILRGGLAKEDYTKVQALKFYVDSAIHSTKIVIDNVRFVQSPETDVNSLVNIVDKFGQRADREYSLKVHSEEELRAVANAELAQLSVSTVPAERSKFGGWKDGPKLEATGYFRTAKVDGKWSLVDPEGYLFFSSGIANIRMSNTSTFTGVDFKDDSVRYVDPNDVTPEDSQGISGDYTEVRKTQYIANKQRHDMFEWLPEYDDPLAKHYGYRRSAHKGPMPHGEVFSFYQANLERRYGENARGSYLTQWRDTTVDRMLDWGFTSTGNWVDPVFYQNKRLPYFANGWIIGDFKKVSSGFDYWGAMPDPFDPEFVKRANITTQVIAKEVLNNPWCVGVFIDNEMSWGGEGEPIRRYGIVLDALSRVASDSPTKAAFVSHLQSKYQTAAKLSQAWQRDLPSWQTLEQGVNYKEVTDFNQAMLNDMSELLDLYASEYFKVVSEAIHTVMPNHLYMGARFTSWGTSPEAHVAAKKYADVISYNYYREGLDSSEWGFLADLDMPSIIGEFHMGSTDIGVPHPGIVHAEDQKDRGRMWQDYMKTVIDNPYMVGAHWFQYIDSPITGRAHDGENYNVGFVSTTDIPYQELVDASKELHQTLYQQRFGSAKSGIDTEPKAAEKSGFLQWLSDLF from the coding sequence ATGAAAAAGTGTAGGTATATTTTTGCGGGAGCAGTGAGCGCTTTACTCCTGACTTCTCACGTGCATTCCCTGACTAACCCTTTACTACAAAGTAAAGAGGCGATTGTGTTGGCTGACTTTGAAGGAGGTAAGATCCCAAGCCAGTTTTCTACAGACAATGCCGGGATGTCTCTAGTGACAAGTAAAAAATCATCCGCTTTAGAAATTAGTTTTTCCAATCAGCACGCTTCATCTGGTGTGTTATTCAAACCTCAGTCGCCATGGACTATCGATAAGTTTGATGAATTTGTATTGGGGTTTGAAGCGTATAATCCTTCAGATACAACAGTGAATTTAATTGTAAATGTCACAGGTCGAAATGGTGCTACTCAGCGTCGTTCGGTAGGTATTGGGGCTGGTAAGACTGGTACCTATTATTTTGAGTTGGCCGGTAAAGATTTATATACAGATACTGGCTTACGAGATGTACCTCCGTCGTTTAAATCTGCTGCACATAAGATGATTTTACGTGGTGGGTTGGCAAAAGAAGATTACACAAAGGTACAAGCATTAAAATTTTATGTGGACTCAGCTATTCATAGCACCAAGATAGTTATCGATAACGTTAGGTTTGTGCAATCTCCAGAAACTGACGTGAATAGTTTGGTTAATATTGTAGATAAGTTTGGTCAAAGAGCGGATAGAGAATATTCACTTAAAGTGCATTCTGAAGAAGAGTTACGGGCTGTTGCCAATGCTGAATTAGCGCAACTTTCTGTTTCAACAGTACCAGCAGAAAGAAGCAAGTTTGGTGGTTGGAAAGACGGTCCTAAGTTAGAAGCAACAGGTTATTTTCGCACTGCAAAAGTAGATGGAAAATGGTCACTGGTTGACCCCGAAGGCTACTTATTCTTTTCTTCTGGTATTGCCAATATTCGTATGTCGAATACCTCTACTTTTACCGGAGTTGACTTTAAAGATGACAGTGTACGTTATGTGGATCCTAATGATGTCACCCCAGAAGACTCTCAAGGTATTAGTGGAGACTATACAGAAGTAAGAAAAACACAATATATCGCCAATAAACAGCGCCATGACATGTTTGAATGGTTGCCTGAATACGATGATCCGCTTGCTAAACATTACGGCTATCGTCGTAGTGCTCATAAAGGGCCTATGCCTCATGGTGAGGTATTTAGTTTTTATCAAGCCAATTTAGAAAGACGCTATGGTGAGAATGCTCGTGGTTCTTATTTGACTCAGTGGCGTGATACTACAGTTGACCGTATGTTGGATTGGGGATTTACCTCTACTGGAAATTGGGTTGATCCCGTTTTTTATCAAAATAAACGCCTACCTTATTTTGCCAATGGTTGGATAATCGGTGACTTTAAAAAGGTTAGTTCTGGTTTTGATTATTGGGGAGCCATGCCTGACCCATTTGATCCGGAATTTGTAAAACGCGCCAATATCACTACCCAAGTGATTGCTAAAGAAGTATTGAATAACCCTTGGTGTGTGGGTGTGTTTATTGATAATGAAATGAGTTGGGGGGGGGAGGGCGAACCTATTCGCCGTTACGGTATTGTCTTAGATGCCTTGAGCCGTGTTGCCAGCGACAGTCCGACTAAAGCTGCTTTTGTGTCCCATTTACAAAGTAAATACCAAACCGCTGCTAAGTTAAGTCAAGCTTGGCAACGTGACCTGCCGTCTTGGCAAACCCTTGAGCAAGGCGTGAACTACAAAGAAGTGACAGATTTTAATCAAGCCATGTTAAATGATATGTCTGAGTTACTGGATCTGTATGCTTCTGAGTATTTTAAAGTGGTCAGTGAAGCAATCCATACTGTAATGCCTAATCATCTATATATGGGCGCTCGTTTTACTTCTTGGGGCACTTCTCCTGAAGCGCATGTGGCCGCTAAAAAATATGCAGATGTAATTAGTTATAACTATTATCGCGAAGGGCTAGATAGCAGTGAGTGGGGATTTTTAGCTGATTTGGATATGCCTAGTATTATTGGTGAATTTCATATGGGCTCTACTGATATAGGTGTGCCTCATCCAGGTATTGTGCATGCTGAAGATCAAAAAGATCGTGGACGTATGTGGCAAGACTATATGAAAACCGTTATCGATAATCCTTATATGGTAGGTGCTCACTGGTTTCAATATATAGATTCGCCTATTACAGGCAGAGCCCACGATGGTGAAAACTATAATGTTGGTTTTGTCAGTACCACAGATATTCCTTATCAAGAACTAGTAGATGCTTCTAAAGAATTACATCAAACCCTTTATCAACAAAGGTTTGGTAGTGCTAAAAGTGGCATTGATACTGAGCCCAAAGCGGCTGAGAAGTCAGGTTTTTTACAGTGGTTAAGTGATTTGTTTTGA
- a CDS encoding family 16 glycosylhydrolase: MKIINSSIATCVAVTGVLMSCNSVTFVEEAAAKSDIANTSMAPASQVAGTQLNLDDWNLLWNDEFDYANEQLEENWISQNGPTEHVLVASSRWRENAVVENGELKLITKKETRAGQDWTSGNVWTKQNFGYGYFEARYKYAAAPATNNSFWLWPKHGSPEGEKQCEVDINEGHFPNVINSNVHNWTDKWTLANGKQKHYNNQIAHTLIGQPEHNIVLDKPISTNKIRLTSKNPKAVHLREFRVFSAELEGFPDALSALDPSIVNYAAAEDVTITDNGNNNAEGSKTEFSVDNNLDSRWISRSTGKKWIQYEWADKKEIGGIQLVNGLLAQDGINNGWLEPELASRNLMTDFTIEYFDGQEWQIIHDYQSAEIANFGEQYHTYGLAWDEDYFRFYFDGELYYTVRNDVCFSETTILFSLAILKGNYSGEITDALDGTAMTIDYVRYYQAK, from the coding sequence ATGAAAATTATAAATAGTAGTATTGCAACTTGTGTTGCTGTTACAGGGGTATTGATGTCGTGTAATAGTGTTACTTTTGTGGAAGAAGCTGCCGCAAAAAGTGACATAGCTAACACCAGCATGGCTCCCGCTAGTCAAGTTGCTGGCACGCAGTTGAATTTAGACGATTGGAATTTGCTGTGGAATGATGAATTTGATTATGCCAATGAACAATTAGAAGAAAACTGGATTTCACAAAATGGCCCGACTGAACATGTTTTAGTGGCCAGTAGTCGCTGGCGTGAAAATGCGGTAGTTGAAAATGGTGAGCTAAAATTGATCACCAAAAAAGAAACCCGAGCAGGGCAAGATTGGACCTCGGGTAATGTCTGGACCAAACAAAACTTTGGTTATGGTTATTTTGAAGCACGATATAAATATGCCGCTGCACCTGCTACTAATAATTCATTTTGGTTATGGCCTAAACATGGTTCACCTGAAGGTGAAAAACAGTGTGAAGTGGATATTAATGAAGGACATTTTCCTAATGTAATCAATTCAAATGTGCACAACTGGACCGATAAATGGACCTTAGCTAACGGTAAGCAAAAGCACTATAACAACCAAATTGCTCATACCTTAATCGGTCAACCAGAACATAACATTGTGTTAGATAAACCTATTTCAACTAACAAAATTCGTCTTACCTCGAAAAACCCTAAAGCCGTACATTTACGTGAATTTAGAGTGTTTTCTGCTGAGCTTGAAGGGTTTCCTGATGCCTTGTCTGCACTTGACCCAAGCATTGTTAATTATGCCGCAGCTGAAGATGTGACTATCACAGATAATGGTAATAATAATGCTGAAGGATCTAAAACAGAATTTTCTGTAGACAACAATTTAGATTCTCGCTGGATATCACGCTCCACAGGTAAAAAATGGATCCAATATGAGTGGGCTGATAAAAAAGAAATTGGTGGAATTCAACTGGTTAATGGGCTGTTAGCACAAGATGGTATCAATAATGGCTGGTTAGAGCCTGAATTAGCATCACGTAATTTAATGACAGATTTTACGATTGAATATTTTGATGGCCAAGAGTGGCAAATCATTCACGATTACCAATCTGCTGAAATAGCGAATTTTGGTGAGCAGTACCACACTTATGGTTTGGCATGGGATGAAGATTATTTCCGTTTCTACTTTGACGGTGAGCTTTATTATACTGTGCGAAATGATGTGTGTTTTAGTGAAACGACCATTTTGTTTAGTCTGGCTATTTTGAAAGGAAATTATTCAGGCGAAATTACCGATGCTCTAGATGGTACAGCTATGACCATAGATTACGTAAGGTATTATCAAGCTAAATAA
- a CDS encoding sulfatase-like hydrolase/transferase codes for MKDNKCKVLAGLGMLLFAGAALAKTQQPNILWIITDDHRPDSIQAYNRATTGKSESALGYVSSPNIDKLAGEGVLFTRAYNQSPACGPSRTSMHLGKYPFRSGKYAWEQVHQDTDFATPAVSQSLREAGYSTAIIGKTHHGVRENFTGKSTIFDLEIEFNRDLLRNGFGGFNSTGAYGLKDGLLLRRDATETVYYANGTSKTYTLTKADRQLNAEEQAIKDRVEQEFDILRAYTRINKGLILGGVNPQPADKTVDARIVDEYQNYLKNSGKPYKTLAGRKVQGTDNDKPVFVNLGFHLPHTPVLPPKEYRDLFAGKKYQLPAFDSEELATFTPQQMQIYNESKTDAMKPEHKQQAIRDYYAFTAFGDSLIGEAVEDFKAYSKQQGREYLIVFTVGDHGWHLGEQGIMAKFGSWKESLNGAVIVVSSDKKKFPAGKVVDKLVEYVDFAPTLMAAANIDVEDKRYDYLDGVDLDKVASDKMFRRDYILGEMNLVSGHRAYMRTNDFAFSMRTRDKRTVAETPYLNDNITWALTTHPLKADMALYDLRNDPLERNNIAYTVEYMPLANWFRQKLGNITLGDGRIEMDWSTKNSYNLSNFAAGSDDKIIDIPKNLVPSKDITDLQRPNL; via the coding sequence GTGAAAGATAATAAATGTAAAGTTTTAGCAGGTTTAGGTATGCTGCTTTTTGCCGGAGCTGCCTTGGCGAAAACACAACAGCCTAATATTCTCTGGATCATTACTGATGATCACCGTCCGGATTCTATCCAAGCTTATAATCGTGCTACTACAGGTAAAAGTGAAAGTGCATTAGGTTATGTGTCTTCACCCAATATCGACAAACTCGCCGGCGAAGGAGTATTATTTACTCGCGCTTATAATCAATCTCCCGCTTGTGGCCCATCTCGTACCTCTATGCATTTGGGCAAATACCCCTTTAGATCCGGTAAATACGCTTGGGAACAAGTACATCAAGATACAGATTTTGCTACACCAGCTGTTTCCCAAAGTTTAAGAGAAGCTGGTTATAGCACTGCTATTATTGGCAAAACTCACCATGGGGTAAGAGAAAATTTCACCGGTAAGAGTACGATTTTTGATCTTGAAATTGAGTTCAACCGTGACCTCCTTAGAAATGGCTTTGGTGGATTTAATTCCACTGGTGCCTATGGCCTAAAAGACGGTTTGTTATTACGTAGAGATGCAACTGAGACAGTTTATTATGCTAATGGTACTAGCAAAACCTATACTCTAACCAAAGCCGACAGGCAATTGAATGCTGAAGAACAAGCGATTAAAGATCGGGTTGAACAAGAATTCGATATATTAAGAGCCTATACCCGAATTAATAAAGGGCTTATTTTAGGTGGGGTTAATCCACAACCAGCAGATAAAACCGTCGATGCACGTATTGTTGATGAATATCAAAACTATTTAAAAAATTCCGGCAAACCATATAAAACCTTGGCGGGTAGGAAGGTGCAAGGGACTGATAATGATAAACCTGTGTTTGTCAATTTAGGCTTCCATTTACCTCACACCCCTGTGTTGCCTCCTAAAGAATACCGTGATCTATTTGCAGGTAAAAAATACCAATTGCCTGCTTTTGATAGCGAAGAGCTGGCTACTTTCACACCACAGCAGATGCAGATTTATAATGAATCTAAAACAGATGCGATGAAGCCTGAACACAAACAACAAGCGATACGTGATTATTATGCTTTTACTGCTTTTGGTGACTCTTTAATTGGCGAAGCGGTTGAAGACTTTAAAGCTTATTCCAAGCAACAAGGTCGTGAATATTTGATTGTGTTTACTGTGGGGGATCACGGTTGGCATCTTGGCGAACAAGGGATAATGGCTAAGTTTGGCTCTTGGAAAGAATCTCTTAACGGTGCAGTGATAGTGGTGTCATCAGACAAGAAAAAATTTCCGGCGGGTAAAGTGGTGGATAAGCTAGTTGAGTATGTGGATTTTGCTCCGACACTTATGGCCGCTGCAAATATCGATGTTGAAGATAAACGATACGATTATTTAGATGGTGTTGATCTAGACAAGGTTGCCAGTGATAAGATGTTCCGTCGTGATTATATCTTGGGTGAAATGAACTTGGTATCAGGCCATAGGGCATATATGCGCACTAATGACTTTGCCTTTTCTATGCGCACTCGTGATAAAAGAACCGTGGCAGAAACGCCTTATTTGAATGACAATATTACTTGGGCATTAACTACTCACCCGTTAAAAGCAGACATGGCGTTATATGATTTACGTAATGATCCTTTAGAAAGAAATAACATTGCTTATACAGTTGAATATATGCCCTTAGCTAATTGGTTTCGCCAGAAGTTAGGTAATATTACTCTGGGTGATGGGAGGATAGAAATGGACTGGTCAACAAAAAATAGTTACAACCTAAGTAATTTTGCTGCGGGCTCAGATGATAAAATAATCGATATTCCTAAAAATTTAGTGCCCTCTAAAGACATTACTGATTTACAGAGACCCAATTTATAA
- a CDS encoding methylglyoxal synthase, with product MQKTIALVAHDHKKPDLVKWALAHKAELSKHKLVATGTTGGLLQKELGLDIHRFKSGPLGGDQQIGALIAEQKLDCLIFFWDPLNPAPHDPDVKALLRLCSVWNLPVACTTSTADMIVTSPLFIGSDYKRDIPDL from the coding sequence ATGCAAAAGACCATTGCACTTGTTGCCCACGATCATAAAAAACCAGATTTAGTTAAATGGGCCTTAGCTCATAAAGCCGAATTAAGTAAACATAAATTAGTTGCGACAGGGACTACAGGGGGCTTATTGCAGAAAGAATTAGGTTTAGATATTCACAGATTTAAAAGTGGTCCGCTAGGTGGCGATCAGCAAATTGGAGCCTTAATTGCAGAGCAAAAATTAGATTGTTTAATTTTTTTCTGGGACCCATTAAATCCGGCGCCGCATGATCCCGATGTGAAAGCTTTATTAAGATTGTGTTCTGTGTGGAATTTACCTGTAGCATGCACTACTTCTACCGCTGATATGATAGTTACCTCACCATTGTTTATAGGCTCTGACTATAAGAGGGATATTCCTGATTTATAA
- a CDS encoding Spy/CpxP family protein refolding chaperone, which yields MFKLKTVITPIAVCLSLALSSQVLAKPERGHERHKMAKVFSQLSLTNAQKQDIKQIFKQSRADRQATGPEAQPLRQDIASLVHATEWDQEAVETLLGQQQNEMLEAGLKRAENRHAVLSILTDEQKAQLTAMKEAHKDKGEHKGKRAPKGKNKGKSEKRFKRGLSAEQTAAIESIKSQSKESAEVLKEKLKAFKQAERSLITSAEFDAESWTSLRQEYQHDFLAMSVLQAKTKHDMWNVLTPEQQSKMQRMMKRKHKGERKGKRQQKEA from the coding sequence ATGTTTAAACTTAAAACAGTCATTACCCCAATTGCCGTGTGTTTATCATTGGCACTTTCTAGTCAAGTATTGGCGAAACCTGAACGTGGCCATGAACGTCATAAAATGGCAAAAGTATTTTCTCAATTATCTCTTACAAATGCACAAAAACAAGATATTAAACAAATATTTAAACAAAGTCGTGCCGATCGCCAAGCAACTGGACCAGAAGCTCAACCGTTGAGACAAGATATCGCCAGTTTAGTACATGCTACTGAATGGGATCAAGAAGCTGTAGAAACGTTGCTAGGACAACAGCAAAACGAAATGCTTGAGGCCGGTTTAAAACGTGCAGAAAATAGACATGCAGTATTAAGCATCTTAACTGATGAACAAAAAGCGCAATTAACCGCCATGAAGGAAGCTCATAAAGACAAGGGTGAGCATAAAGGTAAACGAGCCCCCAAAGGCAAAAATAAAGGGAAAAGCGAAAAACGCTTCAAACGTGGTTTATCTGCAGAACAAACCGCTGCAATAGAAAGCATTAAAAGCCAAAGTAAAGAAAGTGCTGAAGTATTAAAGGAAAAATTAAAAGCCTTTAAACAAGCTGAGCGCTCTCTTATTACGAGTGCCGAGTTTGATGCAGAAAGTTGGACGTCATTAAGACAAGAATATCAACATGACTTTTTGGCAATGTCAGTACTTCAAGCCAAAACTAAACACGATATGTGGAATGTACTGACGCCAGAACAACAATCTAAAATGCAACGTATGATGAAAAGAAAACATAAAGGTGAACGAAAAGGAAAAAGACAGCAGAAAGAAGCCTAA
- a CDS encoding response regulator transcription factor, giving the protein MTNKHLLLIDDDTDFTQLLSEYLGPQGYDIDIANDGEEGLSMATSNVHYDLILLDVMLPKLDGFEVLKKLRSSHLTPVLMLTAKGDDYDKILGLEIGADDYLAKPFNHRELSARIKALVRRMAMLPSNSTQQNLKLGDVELSPSTQQVYCAGQLLELTGTEFSVLQLLMINQGKLVSKEDISEKVLGRKLAAFDRSIDMHVSNLRKKLSALSSEEKIKTLRGAGYQYLVATCIP; this is encoded by the coding sequence ATGACCAATAAACATCTATTATTAATTGATGATGATACTGATTTCACTCAGTTGTTATCTGAGTATTTAGGCCCCCAAGGTTATGATATAGATATAGCTAACGATGGTGAAGAAGGCCTAAGTATGGCTACCTCGAACGTACATTATGATTTAATTTTACTGGATGTTATGTTGCCCAAACTCGATGGCTTTGAAGTGTTAAAAAAATTACGTTCTAGTCATTTAACCCCTGTCTTGATGTTGACTGCTAAGGGGGATGATTACGATAAAATTTTAGGCTTAGAGATTGGCGCGGATGATTATTTAGCTAAGCCATTTAATCATAGAGAATTATCAGCAAGGATCAAAGCTTTAGTCAGGCGCATGGCTATGTTGCCAAGTAATAGCACTCAGCAGAACCTTAAATTAGGCGATGTTGAGCTCTCTCCATCGACACAGCAAGTCTATTGTGCAGGGCAATTATTAGAATTAACCGGTACCGAGTTTTCGGTTTTACAGTTATTAATGATTAATCAAGGTAAATTAGTCAGCAAAGAAGATATTAGCGAAAAAGTGTTAGGCCGAAAATTAGCTGCTTTTGACCGAAGTATTGATATGCATGTGAGCAATTTGCGTAAAAAATTATCGGCATTGAGTTCTGAAGAAAAGATTAAAACCTTACGTGGTGCGGGTTATCAATACCTGGTGGCTACATGTATTCCTTAA
- a CDS encoding ATP-binding protein — protein MYSLSRLHPGKSLFFRVFLWFWLATFLIFISSIWLVKQLDSGVKYRPLQPNQAKALNQLARKVQFQIDKNKINLNEYAHILSKRNRFWVVLVDTETGKTIFGLNKGQAKISQALEQFDVESSPLVMETQGKTFIGPALVVKDQKTYLLFTANIQPGGELRVIRQEYPELFLFFLISFSGGLCYLFVRSLLNPILQVQRASRKMASGDLAARVGSASKRMDEIGQLSRDFNSMSEKVEILLNGQKRLLADISHELRSPLARLQLSIGIAQQQPPEHQSTDSKLALDRIEKEANQIESMIAQVLMLSKLDNQSAVLNKEFVSLEQLMSPIINDAMFEASQKGKQINYHSQVQADLFVDPQLLGSAIENVLRNAIHYSTNIIEVTITLQNKHIEWLIEDDGPGMDTEQVERIFEPFYRSSTARDRNSGGVGLGLAIAFRAIFQHDGIITATNQQNGGLQVKISLPLSEKE, from the coding sequence ATGTATTCCTTAAGCCGATTACATCCCGGGAAAAGTTTATTTTTTCGAGTGTTTTTATGGTTTTGGTTGGCCACATTTTTAATATTTATTAGTTCAATATGGCTGGTTAAACAACTAGATTCAGGAGTTAAATATAGGCCATTACAGCCAAATCAGGCTAAAGCATTAAACCAATTGGCCCGTAAAGTTCAATTTCAGATTGATAAAAATAAAATCAATTTAAACGAATATGCACATATATTGAGTAAACGTAATCGGTTTTGGGTGGTGTTAGTTGATACTGAAACGGGCAAAACTATTTTCGGATTAAATAAGGGGCAGGCTAAAATTAGCCAAGCATTAGAACAATTTGATGTGGAAAGCTCGCCTTTAGTCATGGAAACCCAGGGCAAAACTTTTATTGGCCCTGCACTTGTTGTCAAAGACCAAAAAACCTATTTATTATTCACCGCTAATATTCAGCCTGGTGGAGAACTCAGGGTGATCAGGCAAGAATACCCAGAGTTGTTTTTATTCTTTTTGATCTCCTTTAGTGGTGGCTTGTGTTATTTATTTGTTCGTTCGCTGCTCAACCCTATCCTACAAGTTCAAAGGGCATCTAGAAAAATGGCCAGTGGTGATTTAGCCGCTAGAGTAGGAAGTGCAAGTAAGAGAATGGATGAAATTGGCCAACTGAGTCGTGACTTTAATTCCATGTCTGAAAAAGTAGAGATTTTGTTAAATGGTCAAAAAAGATTATTAGCTGATATATCCCATGAGTTACGTTCGCCATTAGCTCGATTACAATTATCTATAGGTATTGCCCAACAACAGCCGCCAGAACATCAATCTACTGATTCTAAATTAGCCTTAGATAGAATTGAAAAAGAAGCTAATCAAATTGAAAGTATGATTGCTCAAGTTTTGATGTTATCTAAATTAGATAATCAATCAGCTGTTTTAAATAAAGAATTTGTATCATTAGAGCAACTGATGTCGCCAATTATTAATGACGCCATGTTCGAAGCGAGCCAAAAAGGAAAACAGATAAACTACCATTCTCAAGTTCAAGCTGATTTGTTTGTTGATCCTCAATTGTTAGGCAGTGCCATTGAAAATGTGTTACGTAATGCGATTCACTATTCAACAAATATCATCGAAGTCACTATTACCCTTCAAAATAAACACATAGAGTGGCTGATAGAAGATGATGGACCAGGTATGGATACTGAGCAGGTAGAAAGAATTTTTGAACCTTTTTATCGTTCATCCACAGCTAGAGATAGAAACAGTGGTGGGGTCGGATTAGGTTTAGCCATCGCTTTTCGGGCAATTTTTCAACACGACGGGATAATAACTGCAACGAACCAACAAAATGGCGGTTTACAGGTGAAGATATCTTTGCCCCTCTCTGAAAAAGAGTAA